In Phaseolus vulgaris cultivar G19833 chromosome 3, P. vulgaris v2.0, whole genome shotgun sequence, the sequence ACCACCAGGGAAACCTCCTATGTTTAAATCATCTATAGGTATGCTGAGcttgtttttcatattttatgttGTAAAATCATGGATCTATAAATGATGTTGGTTTGACATCTTCTGCACTAATCAGTCAACTATTGTGCTTGAATGCAGGACCAAGAATTCCTTTGTCTGGTgcttcatctagtggtgcagcATCATCCATGGAAATGGAGACAGAGGATGATGTATTAGCTGTACCTCCACCTCCCCCACCGCCTCCATTGCCTGATGGTAGCAATGCAAGTTCAGCAGATGGCACTGTTTTACCTGCATCTTTACCATTGCCTCCTCCCCCTCCCATGCCTCCAAAGCCTGCTAGTGCTGTGTCCACATCATTACCACCACCCCCTTTGCCGCCTCCACCTCCTGGTCCCCCACCTAAAGATCAAGTTGCAAATCGTCCTATTCCGCCTCCACCTCCTCCCTTACAACAGTCTCAACCGCCTCCACCTGGCACCAGTGGAGGTGAAGGGAGAAATCAGTCTGCATTAACAGATGATTCACCTTCCAAGGATCCTAGTCAGGTAGATTTGTCTTACTAAATAAATGACTTTGTTTTATCTGTAAAGACATGACCTGATTGTAAAGGCATTGAAGGACATGAAATTATAGATATATTGAAAGCATTCACTGGTGCTGTAGTAGTATCTAAAATGATTAAGTATTCAGATACAGTGATTTTTCAAAATGTAGGATGGGGATGACAGGCAATATTgaataaaatactaaaatcaTATCTGATATGCTTTACAGAAAATATAgacatattttcaatttttgaaaGTATCAAAGATTGATTGTAAAGGGTGGATAAGGTTGTCTAAATTTTTCAGTCTATTTTATCATGCTTTAGCTTTATTCAGAAcctattttctttgttttgaaaCATTGCGAAGCATATTTTGGATTTTGGACACATTAGAGGCATTTTGTAATGGTTAAGACCCAAAAAGGAACTGGATTTGTTGTTTTTTCTTGTATGTGTTCTGGTCTTGGGTTCAGTCGTGCCTCTGGCTTTTTGGTAATTCATGCTTTTTTGATGGGTAGGTTTTTGGATATTCATGCTTAATAGATGGGAGGTAGTATATACATTTATCATGGTATGATTCTCCAAAACAAAAGCTTCTTGGAcagtaacaattactaaaatGCAGGTGCAGCTCCCTCCACCTCCTCCACCTAATCAGGTGCCACCAAAAATTGGTATGGTTCAGTCTGATGGTGCCGTGCTTTCTACGGAGAGTAAGAATTCACTTTCAAACCAGGAAATTCCAAAAATGGTTGCCGGGCATCCTCCTCCAAGGCAACAACCTTCTGTTCCAGGACCCAATTTAATCCCAAGTTTACAGCCTGATGTATTACCCCCAGGAATATCCCGTTTCCCACCACCCCCACCACCACCTGACATGAGGCCTCCTTTACCTGTGGCAGGACTCCCTGGTCAGGCACCACCTCCTGGAATGATGCTTCCCATAATTCCTATGGCACCACCATATGGCCCTCCACCTGGTCCTCCTCCAATGATGAGGCCTCCACTTCCACCTGGTCCTCCTCCAAACTTCCAGGAAGAGGATCATATGGCAATTAGGCCGCCTCCCCCTCCTCCGAAACCATCATATGTTAAATCTGCTGCTTCTACTGTTGTTAAAAGGCCATTAGCGCAACACACTCCAGAACTCACTGCTATGGTAAGTTCAGGGACTTTTTGGCTTTCTTTTGTATTGGCTCTTGAATTTTGTGCTTTTGGATTTTCCtgatctatattttttatttatacctTAATTTTATACCAAGTTTTTGAGTAAATTTATTTCTGTTGTGTTTTGATGATAAGCTTTCTTGATTTCTAACAATGTTAATGCCATCATACTGTAATTAAGTCTGGCGGTATCTTTTTTTATGCTACTGCATTTAGTGATTTTGATATCTTATCATGTAACCAAGTAATAACAACTAAATGATTTATATGTGCATTTGCTCATACTCATACGGAACAGCTTTTCTTAATGAGAAGAAATGTTACCTGTGTGTTTGAATTTATGTCTGAGCCTCTGAGGAAGGAATAGCTGCTAAATAagttaacaaaacaaaatattttcctaaTTCCTTTTCTATATATAACCAATTAAGAACTCttttataagaataataatataataatatcttGGTTACTCAATGATGTTATGACAAGATTTTAAATAAGTGATTGTGAACTGGTTATTTAGTTAGTAGTTGTCAATATAACATTATCCCGAACTCTTAATAACTGAGAACTTTAAAGTTGAATCACTTTGTTATATTTCAATATCTCGTGTATTCCTCTAATTGCGGCTTTATCTTGTTTTTTACTAGGTTCCTGCATCTGTGCGAGTGAGAAGAGAAACTGCAATGAGTAAAACAAAACCGAAACCGGCAGTGTCAACCTCTAGGACTGTCTCTGGGACATCAGGGCCAACTATTGTAAAGTCAGAGGCGGTGAGCTCGTCATCAGCTCCAAAAGCACCAAGCATTGATGACTCATACACGGCTTTCTTGGAGGACATGAAAGCCCTTGGTGCACTTGATGGTTGAGATCACCACAAGTGGCGGTGCGGTTAATGGTGAAGTATGTGTTCAATGGAATTTGCATATGTTCAAA encodes:
- the LOC137807811 gene encoding protein EARLY FLOWERING 5 encodes the protein MKTTKGGKVMNPTDAYRKELRKKELKRNKKERKKVREVGILKKDPDQLKKQIENLEMMKADGALDKARKHKKRQLQDTLNLVLKKRKEYEEKMREKGEAPVMFSHLGPPRRRTTAEEEERVKHPKPEDSVYYHPTLNPTGAPPPGKPPMFKSSIGPRIPLSGASSSGAASSMEMETEDDVLAVPPPPPPPPLPDGSNASSADGTVLPASLPLPPPPPMPPKPASAVSTSLPPPPLPPPPPGPPPKDQVANRPIPPPPPPLQQSQPPPPGTSGGEGRNQSALTDDSPSKDPSQVQLPPPPPPNQVPPKIGMVQSDGAVLSTESKNSLSNQEIPKMVAGHPPPRQQPSVPGPNLIPSLQPDVLPPGISRFPPPPPPPDMRPPLPVAGLPGQAPPPGMMLPIIPMAPPYGPPPGPPPMMRPPLPPGPPPNFQEEDHMAIRPPPPPPKPSYVKSAASTVVKRPLAQHTPELTAMVPASVRVRRETAMSKTKPKPAVSTSRTVSGTSGPTIVKSEAVSSSSAPKAPSIDDSYTAFLEDMKALGALDG